AAGGCCGGACTGACTTCCCGGGCGCCGAATGACTGACGGAAAATTTGCTGCAAAATCAGGCTCACACCCCACGTCGCCAGCAAAGTATCAAGTGGACGCGCGTAGAGGTGTCTGATGATGAAATACTCCAGCACCCACCCCACGGCGGCTGCCACCAAGAACGCCGCAACCAAGGCGAACAAAAAGTACTCATCCAGAAAGTCATAACGTTCAGCGATGGTCGAAAGCAGGTAGGTGGTGTAAGCACCGATAGCCATGAACTCGCCATGCGCCATGTTGATGACGCCCATCTGACCGAAGATAATCGCCAGACCCAGCGCCATGAGCAGCAACACGCTAAACAGGCTCAATCCGGCGAAACCTTGCATGATCAGGATCGCGAACATCTCCGAAGTATTGAGATCGCTCATCTTCTGACTCCCAATCGGTTGGCTGGCATCTTTGGGGGGCGGGACCGATCCGCCGGCGGAAAACCGGACCGACGGATCGGTGGCGGTGACTACTGATAACCCTCGGGGAACGGATCCGGCTCGATCAGCCCGGACTCATAGACGACATCCACTTGGCCGTCTTTACGCCAACGTCCGACCCGCAACTTGCTCCACAAGTGGTGGTTGGGATGAACCTTGACGTAACCTTCCGGTGCGGTATCCAACTCGATGTCAGGAGAAGCCGCGACAACCTTGTCCACATCAAAACTCCCGGCGCGTTCGACCGCCGCCTTCCATAACCAGGGCCCCAGATAAGCCGCCTGGGTGACATCACCAATGACGCTGTCCTCGCCATACTTATCCTTGAACGCCGCGACGAAAGCTTCGTTATTGGGGTTATCCAAAGTTTGGAAGTACTTCATTGCCGAGTAGAAGCCCTCGACGTTTTCACCGCCGATTCCCTTGACCTCGTCTTCAGTGGTGGAGATGGTGAGCAACGTCCACTTGTCGCCGGTGATGCCGGCGGCCTTGAGTTGTTTAAACCAGGACACATTGCTGCCGCCGACGACGATGCTGTAAATCACGTCTGGCTTGCGCAGCTTGATTTTGTTGATGAGCGAGCGAAAGTTGGTGTGACCCAGCGGGTAGTACTCCTCGCCAACCACCTTGCCCTTCAGGACGTTCTCGATATGTTTACGGGCGATTTTGTTGGAGGTGCGCGGCCAGATGTAATCCGACCCGATGAGAAAGAAGGTCTTGGCGTCTTTTTCTTCGGCCACCCAATCCAGACCGGCGATGATTTGCTGCGTGGCCTCCTGACCGGTGTAAATCACATTCTTGGATTGCTCCAGGCCCTCATAGAAGGTCGGGTAATAGAGCAGGCCGTTTTCTTTCTCGAACACCGGCAGGACTGCTTTGCGCGACGCCGATGTCCAACACCCGAAGACCGTCGCGACCCGATCGTTGACCAGCAGCTTGCGGGATTTTTCAGCGAAGGTCGGCCAGTCGCTGGCGCCGTCTTCTTTGATCACCTTAATCTGCCGCCCCAGTACGCCACCCATGGCGTTGATCTGTTCGATGGCCAAAAGCTCGGCCTGAATCGAGCCGATCTCGCTGATGGCCATGGTGCCGGTGGCGGAATGCAGATCACCGACCGTGACCGTGGTATCGGTGACCGCCAATCCGGTGGTGTTGACTTCACTGGTGGGATACTCGGTTGCGTGTCCGGGCGCCGCCAGCCACGTCGCCGCGAGAATCGCCAGCGCTGAACTGCGCCAGCGCCGGAAGCAAGTCAGTCGGGTCTTGGTCGTCGTCATATTCTGCTCCTCAAGATGTGGATGCGCGTCTGTGTCATCCGCCGAGGTGGATCAGCGGGACCCAATGACCACGGTCATACCGGGGCGAGAGGTCCGAGCCGGATGGGTCTGACCGATGGAAAACCATTTCCATCGCGATGCCGCATCAGGAAATCACCGCTTGAGGGAGGGAGACAATACGTCAATTGACGTATACCCAGCCGGCTGGACAGATCGCACTGGGACAATCAGCGAAGGGATTCGCTTGGCGCATCGCGGGTGCGATATCGCACCATCGGGGCGCATTCAGGCTGAGCCGGCAAACCAACATGGCCAGAAGAGCCATGAATTTCCCGCTATCAGCCGAAATGGAACATAAATTGCTAAAAACCTGACGATCACTGCGCCATGCAACCCCCATCGCACAAAGCGCGCACCCTACGGACCCGTGCCCGAACGAGGGTCGTCTCACGCAGGCCCACGCAAGGACCGCCGCATGCCGCTCCAAATCGTCAAAACCCGGCGGGACTACAACGCCTGGGTCGCCAACGAGATGCTGGAAGACTACGCACTGCGTTACGCGCCGCGGTCTTTTCGCAAATGGTCGGAGTTTCGTGTCGCCAACACCGCCCTGGGCTCGATCTCGTTTCTCGCGTTGGAAGCCATCGGCGGCACGCTCACGCTCGCTTACGGTTTTACCAACGCGTTTTGGGCCATTCTCGCCGTCAGTATCATCATCTTCCTCACCGGCCTGCCCATCAGCTACTACGCTGCCCGCTACAACATCGACGTCGATTTACTCACGCGCGGCGCCGGCTTCGGCTATATCGGCTCGACCATCACCTCGCTGATTTACGCCTCGTTCACCTTCATCTTCTTTGCGCTGGAAGCCGCCATCATGTCGCTGGCGCTGAGTTTGTACTTTGACATCCCCATCGCACTGTCTTATGTCATCAGCGCGCTCGTGGTCATCCCGCTGGTTCTGTTCGGAATCACCTGGATCAGCCGCTTTCAACTGATCACCCAGCCTATCTGGCTCATTCTTTTGTTTCTGCCGTACTTCGCGGTGATGCACCAAAATCCCGGCTTGCTCAGCGATTTGCTGACCTTCCGCGGTCAATCGGAAAATGGCACTGAGTTTGATCCGCTACTATTCGGCGCAGCCAGCGCCGTTGCCTTTGCCCTCATCGCCCAGATTGGTGAGCAGGCGGACTTTCTGCGATTCCTCCCGGATCTGACAGCGAAAAACCGCTACCGGTGGTGGAGTGCGATGCTGCTGGCCGGGCCGGGTTGGATCGTGTTGGGTTTCGCCAAACTGCTCGGCGGCGCATTTTTGGCGTTTGTGGCCATTCAGCACCAAGTGATGCCGGAAAAAGCCGTCGAGCCGACGCAAATGTATCTGGTGGTCTTTCAGTATGTGTTTCCTGACCCCGCCGACGCGTTATTGATCGCCACAATCTTCGTGCTGATCTCGCAACTGAAAATCAATGTCACCAATGCCTACGCCGGGTCGCTGGCCTGGTCCAATTTCTTCTCCCGGCTGACCCACAACCACCCCGGCCGGGTGGTGTGGCTGGTGTTGAACGTGCTCATCGCCCTGCTGCTGATGATGTTGGGCGTATTCGAAACCCTGGAGAATGTCCTCGGCCTCTACGCCAATGTCGCCATCGCCTGGGTCGGGGCGCTGGTCGCGGATTTGGTCATCAACAAACCGTTAGGACTGAGCCCCGCGCGGATCGAGTTTCGGCGGGCCTATCTGCATGACATCAACCCGGTCGGTGTCGGGGCCATGGGCATCGCCTCAATCCTATCTCTGTGCGCCTATTTGGGGTTCTTTGGAACGGTGGCGGCGGCCTTCGCCCCCTATATTGCCTTGACGGCGGCTTTTGTCTCGGCACCGGCGATCGCCTGGATCACCGGCGGGCGCTACTACATCGCGGAGCGGACCGAGCCCGATCGACCCTATGATCAAGCGGCGCAGGCTTGCACCGTATGCGGCAAGCATTACGAACACGAAGATACCGCCTTCTGTCCGGCCTATCGCGGACCGATCTGCTCCCTTTGCTGCACACTCGACGCCCGCTGCGAAGATGCGTGCAAGCAAACGCCCCGGTTCAGCGAATTGCTCGGACGGCTTTTACCCAGAGCAACTCGCGGCTATTTGTCACCCAAGACCAGCCGAAATTTCGTCGAGTATATGCTCGTTCTCGGCAGCATCAGTGCGCTGATGGCCATCACCTTTTTGTTCATTTACCTGCAAGAGGAAATCAATCTCGGCGTCATGGGCACTTTCCAGACGCAAGCACTCCGAGAGGGTTTCATCAAACTCTATTGCACGTTGGTCGTGGCCACCGCCATGGGCACGTGGTGGATCGTTTTAAGTAACGAGAGCCGTCGCACCGCACAACAGGAATCCAATGCCCAAACACACCGGCTACTTCGGGAAATCGAGGAACACCAGAAAACCGACATCAAACTGCAGCAGGCCAAGGAGCAGGCCGATGCCGCCAATTTCGCCAAGAGCCGGTTCCTCGGCAGTATGAGTCATGAGCTGCGCAATCCACTCAACAGCCTGCTCGGCTACGCTCAGCTGTTGCACCGGGCCGACGACATTCCGCTGCATCGTCGCCCGGCCCTGGGGATCATGAAAGACAGCGGCGAACACCTGCTGGCCTTGATCAATGACATTCTGGATATCGCACGGATCGAGGCGAGAAAACTCGAGCTGTCACGAGACACCATCGATTTCCCAAGTTTCGTCGCCAAACTCACCGATATGTTCCGGATCGAGGCAGCGAACAGCGGGTTACATTTCCAAGTGGACATCAAAAACGCGATTCCGCAATGGGTCCGGGGCGATGAGCGGCGCACGCGGCAAATTCTGATCAACCTCTTAAGCAACGCCATCAAGTTCACAGACCAGGGCGAGGTTATCTTCCGGGTCAGTTATGCCAACGAAATCGCGCGCTTTGATGTCATCGATACGGGTACCGGAATCGACCCGGCCGAGCTCAACCGTATCTTCGAGCCGTTCCACCGTGTCACTGGCGAGTTTCAACGCCCGCGAATCGCCAGCAGCACCGATGCCGGGTTGGGACTGACCATTACCAAAACCCTGGTGGACCTCATGGGTGGCGAATTGACCGTCACCAGTACACCCCATAAGGGGAGCACCTTTCGGGTGCGGTTATTTCTGCCGGAGCTCAGTGCCGAGCGGGCGCACCCCAACGAACAGACCATCATCGGGTACGTTGGACCCCGGCGAAAAATTCTGCTGGTCGACGATCAACCCGAACAGCGGAAAATGCTGGAAATCCTGCTGGCGCCCCTTGGTTTTGAAATTGAACATGCGACCGGTGGATACGCCTGTCTGGCAGCAGCCAAGCTATGGCAACCCGATCTCATCCTGCTGGATCTGACGATGCCGGATTTAAGTGGCAGGGAAGCCGCCCGCATGCTTCGGGAAGCACAAGGCTATACCGGAAAGATTGTGGTGGTATCGGCCAACGCGTTCGAGTCCGAACCCGCGCAAAACCAACTGGCCGGATACGACGATTACTTGATAAAACCCATTCACTTGCCACACCTGCTAGACACCTTGGAACGCCATTTATCTATCCGTTGGCGCTACCACCGGCCAGATCAAACGTTGGAACCGCGAGCTAAACGTAACGAGAAACGCCATGCCCCCTGAATCGATGCCTGAACCAAGACGGATACCCGGAGAAAGCGATCTGACGGCGCAACGAATCGCGCCAACGACCCTCGCACGCCCGATCCGTGAGTCCTGCGACCGTTCACACCGCAAAGCCCCGACACCTCACGATCCGTCCGTCGTGATGGTGGTCGACGACACCCCGGCAAGCGTGTCGTTTTTGTTCGAGGTCTTGGATCAAGCCGGTTACCAGGTGATGCTGGCAACCGGTGGCGCCGATGCACTCAATCAACTGAACGAGCGCACGCCCGATCTCATCCTGCTCGATGCGGTTATGCCGGGAATGGATGGGTTCGATGTCTGCCGCCGCCTGCACGAGGCGAAACGGACGCGGGAAATTCCCGTGATCTTCATGACGGGTCTGGGAGACAGTCAAGATGTGGTCCGCGGTTTTAGCGAAGGCGCGGTGGATTACGTCGTCAAACCGGTGAACCCTGATGAGCTGTTGATTCGTATTCAAAGTCACTTGATGCAAGCCCGAAGAATCCAACGGGTGCAGGACGTCCTCGCCGCGGACCACGAAGCGACCATCGCCGTGGATAACGAAGGTCAGGTGGTGTGGATGATGGGACAAGCCCGCCACCGACTGAAGCACTACCACGGGGAATGGAAGGACAACGAGGAGGTGCCCTCATTGCCTGCGCCCTTGCTGGCATGGGTCATCGATCGCCTTGCCGACGAGACCGGTGAAGCGTCCCCGTATGCCATTGCGCGGGAAGGCCAAACCTTGCGGGTACGACTACAAGCCAACACCCACATCGGCGGTGCCGTGCTTTACCTGAGCGAACAGCGTGATCCGCCATGCGCCGAAGGACTGGCTCGCCGGTGGGGGTTAACCGAGCGTGAATCCGAAGTTTTGTTGTGGGTGGCCCGCGGTAAGACCAACCCGGAGATCGGCCTGATTCTCGGCATTAGCCCGCGCACGGTGAACAAGCATCTGGATCACATATTCAGCAAGTTGGGGGTGGAAACCCGAACTGCGGCGGCGCTGACAGTGTTGAATCCGCACACGGAATAATCCGGTGAAGTGCCCCAAACCGACTTCCGCTCGCAATCCAATACCTGGAAGAATGTCCCGCTCTCAGGTTCCGCAGAAAGTCGTGGTGACCGCTTCGTCCGGCGCCGGGGGATCGGCGTAGTGGGCGAGGTTGGGATGATCCTCATAGGGATTGGTCAAAACCGTCATCAACTCGTCCATCGGTTTGAAATCCCGCGCCTCGGTGGCCGCATCGATCGCCTGTTGAATGCGGTGATTGCGGGGAATGTACGCGGGATTGGCGGCCCTCATGGCGGCTTGCCGCGAAGCTTCGCTCTGCCCCTCCCGGCTCAGCCTGGCACGCCACTGCTTTGCCCAGGTGTCGAACGCCGTGGGATCTTTAAATAGCGAGCGAACCGGCTCGTCTCTCGCAGACGCTTTATCTCCCAGGGCGCTGAGACGACGAAAAGTCAGCGTGAAATCAGCCCCCGAGTTTGCCATGGCTTGTAACAGTGCCTTGGCCAGATCCAGATCGCCATCTTCAGCGCTGGCCAGTCCCAATTTACGGCGCAAACCGGCCCGATAAGCCGAGTCAAACCGCTGGGCGTATCCGTCCAAGGCCGTTTGCGCCGCGGCCATGGCGTGATCTTCGCGCTCCCCCAGAAGGCGCAACAGTGCGCCGGCCAACTGGGCCAGATTCCAATGACCGATCCGTGCCTGCTGGTCATAGGCATAGCGGCCGCGGGTATCGATGGAACTGAACACCGTCCTGGGATGAAACGCATCCATAAAGGCGCATGGACCGTAGTCGATGGTCTCGCCGGCAACGGACAAATTGTCGGTATTCATCACCCCGTGAATAAAACCCACCATCATCCACGAGGCCACCAGGTCCGCAGTGCGCTCACAAACAGACGCCAGCAAAGTAAGGTAAGGGTTGTCAGCCTCGGCGGCTTCTGGGTAATTCCGGTCGATCACATAGTCGGCCAGACGCTTCACGGCATCCGGATGCCCGTTGTGATGAAAATACTCGAAGGTGCCGACCCGAACGTGACTCCGGGCCAGTCGGGTCAAAACGGCCCCGGGCTGTGGCGTTTCGCGGAAGACCTCGTCGCCCGTCAGTGCCATGGCCAAGGCCCGGGTGGTGGGAATCCCCAAGGCCGCCATGGCCTCAGCGACGATGTACTCGCGCATCACCGGGCCGAGAACGGCGCGACCGTCGCCACCGCGCGAGAACGGCGTAGGACCCGCGCCTTTGAGATGGAGGTCTCGGCGGATACCGTCGCTTCCGACCCATTCGCCCAAAAGAATCGCCCGTCCGTCGCCCAACTGCGGCACCCAATGACCAAACTGATGCCCGGCATAAGCCATGGCCAAGGGTTCGGCGCCTTCCGGGACATAGTTTCCGGCAAATGCGTCGGCCCACGGCGACGAACTCATAACATCCGCGTCCAACCCCAGTTGGGCAGCCAAAGAGCGATTGAACCGCACCAGTTCGGGCCGGGAAACCGGCGTGGGTTGCACCCGCGCGTAGAAGTGCTCCGGCAATCGCGCGTAGCTGTTATCGAAAGGGACAGGTGCTCGCATTACAATTTACCGGTGGCGAAAATAAATACCATGATAAGCCCGAAACCCGCCGGTGGCGATTCCGCATCCGGTCGCGCCGGATCACCCGCTTTCAGAATCGGCGCGAACCACTTCGGTTCCCAACGGCCAATGAAACCGAAGGACAGCGGGCGTTGGGCACCCGAACCCGGCGTGACGCTGGCCCTCTGTCGGAAGATGGGTAAGACACCGAACACCGTATCAGAACAGACCACTCAAGGGACGGTCATCGCATGCACTATCAAGGCAGTTGTCACTGCGGCGCCGTACGCTTCGAGGTCGAAGCACCGGCGGATCTAGAAGTGGAAGAATGTAACTGCTCCATTTGCACCAAAGGTGGTTTTCTGCACCTGATCGTGCCCAGAAGTCGATTCCAGCTGCTGTGTGGCCAACAGAACCTGACCACCTACACCTTTAATACCGGCGTGGCAAAACACACCTTCTGCGCCACGTGCGGCATCAAGCCGTTCTATATACCCCGCTCCAACCCCGATGGCGTGGATGTGAACGTTCGTTGTTTGGATCCGGTGCCCGAGCGTTTACGAATCAACCCTTTCGACGGTCAAAACTGGGAGCAAAATGCCCACAAACTGGCCCACAAAAGCCGCGACCCGTAACTAACCGAGCGGCGCGTCGGCCGCTAGGCAACCGCTTGAAAGCGGCGTTTTACCGTGCGTGAAAGCCCTCGCGCGGGTGAGACCCCGCGCATGAACAAGAGCAGGACAAGCGAATACGTGGGAACACCACCCGATCCCGAGCGTGGCACCTTGATCCACTCATGGGGCCGCCGAATCCGATACCCACACCTCGCAGCCCAGGGTCCGGCCGGCTGGTAGCAGGCCGATGCGCATGATCCGCGTGAACAAGTCCGGGTTGTTGTAGCGGAAATCCTGCACGGCCTCTAAGGTCAGCGCCTTGGGTCGACGCGCAAGCGGCGGGTTGGGCAATAAAATGTTGGACGCGGTCCCGACATATAAGCGTTCGCCGTCGGCCAACAGGGTTCGGATACCGTATGCGGACGGCAAACCGAAGCCATTGTCCACCACGATACGCCAATCGGTGCCATCTTCACTGGCGTAGAGCTTGGCCAGTCCGGCGGTCGACCCGCCCAGGGGATCACCACCCAACTGGAAGGTTCCGATATACATCGTGCCCCCCACCACCGCGGAAGCCCAACCGTAGGCGTTTCGGGGATCACCCAACCCATCGCTGGTGATCAATTCCCAATCGGTGGCCACATCCGGATTGGCGCTGCGCAGCAAGGAAAATCCGTTGATATAGTTCACAGTGGTCAAATAGAGCTGGCCGGAAAAGGGCTGCAATCGCATCACGCCCACATTACCGGCGGGTAAGGATTGGGTGGGCGTCACATCAGTAAAATTCAATCCATCGCCCGCATACAAGGCGTAGGTACCGCCAAAGTCCCACGTCCCGACGTATAGCTCACCCCCGAATTCGGTCAGCTCCGACACCGAACCGTCCGGAAAACGGTTCCTAAAGGACCACGGGTCGCCGCCGCCTTCAGTGTAGGTCCAAAGCTCCGCTCCGTTGCTATTCTCTGTGCCGACGTAGAGCGTTCCGTTGTAAACACTCATGGCCCGAATGGAGGTGTTGGCCGCGTCCTCCAGAGGGCCGCCGGACAGAACCGTCCAATCGAAGCCGTTCTCGCTCACGATCAATTCGGCCCCGCTTTGGTAGTTTGCCGAACCGGCGAAAATTTTGCCGTTGTGAACGATCATTTTCCGCAAACCCAGACTTCCGCTCCGGGATTTATAGACCTTGGACCAACGACCGGTCGCGGCGTCCAAGCGCCAGATTTCGCCGCCGGTGCCGCGAACAAAACCGAAAATCTGGAGAATCCCGGAGGGCGCGCCGCCACCGTACGGCGGCAACAGACGTGCGGCAAGCTGATCGACGTTTGCGGTCCCAACGAACAAGTCATCCCCCAGCTTGGCCAGAGACCAAGCGTAGCGGTTTCGCGTATCCCCGAATCCTGGCCCGACATCACCGGTCAGATTCACGAACCGACTCACCGGGGCCGCCCAGGCCTCCGCCGCCAGGCAGAGGCATATCAGCCCAACTTGCGCCGCCGTGCACATCCAATGCCCCAAACTCATAGCTCACTCCCTTAGACGAATTGCGGATTGGCCAATAGGCGACTCTCACTCAGGTCATTGGAACGAACCAAGCACACTGCGCTAGCGACGGATTTGTTGCTTATGGTCACTGACCCGTGTCTAAGGGATAGTCGAGGGCTGAGAATATCGCAACCATAAAGCGGGGCGAGTCACCACCAACGATGACGACCGGTCATAGGTCGGCGAACATGTGTCCGGAATTGCCCCGGAAACAAACCCATCCGCGGTGCCAAAAAATAACATCGCAAGAAGCGTCGCCTCGACATCCAAACGATTGTTCCCAAAGAAACGTTTTGAAGGTATTATTTCTATAGAAATACAGGAGGGCGTGATGGCCCAATCAATACCTCGGGCGTCAGCAGATAAACAGCGGGAGATTTTGACCCATGCGGTGATCGCTGCCGCCGAATCCTTGGGGTTAAACGGTGCGACCCTGGCGCAGGCTCTGGGCATCAGTCCCGCTTCTGTTTCCCGAATGCGAAATGGTCATCACCAGCTGGGGCCGGATAAGAAAGAATGGGAATTGGCCGTGTTACTGATTCGCCTGTATCGCGGGCTCGATGCCATCTGCGGGGGCGATGCGAAGGTGGTCCGTGCCTGGATGGCCAATTGGAATAACGACCTGCAGGGGATACCCAAAGAACTGATCACGCGGGTCATCGGCTTAACTCATGCGGTCGACTATGTGGACAGCTACCGAGCTCGCGTATGAGGCACGCCCCCTTGGGGGCACGCCGTGGCGCATTGTGGAGGACCAGTACCACGCCTCCACATTGAAACTGGCGAAAACGGCCGAAGACCAAGCGATCCTCGAACAAATCCTGGAAGACAGCAAACCGGCCTATCCCCTCGACACGGAGCATCTTCATTACCTGCTGAAAACCCCGTTTCGATACCGTCCGGCCTATCCCTACGGTTCGCGCTTTCGTCGAGCGGCCCAAGCCCAGGGGGTTTTCTATGCCTCCCGCGACAAACGCACGGCACTGGCCGAAACAGCGTATTACCGACTTCGCTTTTTCGCGGCATCGCATCACACACCCTGGCCGAGCTGCGAACATCGACTGACCGCCTTTTCGGTTCGTTTTCGGACCGACCGGGGATTGGATTTAACCACCGGGGCGCTGGCACGCGACCGGGCATTGTGGACACACCCCAGCGATTACACCGCCACTCAAGCCTTAGCGGATTGCGCCCGCGATGCGGGTATCGAGACGATTCGCTATCTATCCGTTCGAGACCCGAAACAGCAGCTGAACGTCGCGTTGATGACTCCCAGCGTATTCATTCTCCCGCAACCGGTCCGCCAAGAAAGTTGGCTGATGTACATCGGCTCGACGGAAGTAACCTGCTATCAACCGGGAACGCCGCCGCGACAAGGGATTCGTTTTGCGGTTGAGGATCTGGATCGATCGGACGCACAAAAAAGCCCGACCTGACGGCCGGGCTCGAGGGTTTGTTAGTCAGGTAAAGCCTTATGCGCCGAAATGGGCTTTGGCCTCCCGACGGCGGGCGTGAAGGACCGGCTCGGTATAACCGCTGGGTTGTTCCCGGCCCTTGAAGACCAAATCGCACGCCGCTTGGAAGGCGACACTTTGCTCGAAATTGAGCGCCATTTCCCGATAGTGTGGGTCTCCGGCATTTTGCCGGTCCACCACCGCTGCCATCCGCTTCATGGTTTCCATA
This window of the Pseudomonadota bacterium genome carries:
- the urtA gene encoding urea ABC transporter substrate-binding protein; the encoded protein is MTTTKTRLTCFRRWRSSALAILAATWLAAPGHATEYPTSEVNTTGLAVTDTTVTVGDLHSATGTMAISEIGSIQAELLAIEQINAMGGVLGRQIKVIKEDGASDWPTFAEKSRKLLVNDRVATVFGCWTSASRKAVLPVFEKENGLLYYPTFYEGLEQSKNVIYTGQEATQQIIAGLDWVAEEKDAKTFFLIGSDYIWPRTSNKIARKHIENVLKGKVVGEEYYPLGHTNFRSLINKIKLRKPDVIYSIVVGGSNVSWFKQLKAAGITGDKWTLLTISTTEDEVKGIGGENVEGFYSAMKYFQTLDNPNNEAFVAAFKDKYGEDSVIGDVTQAAYLGPWLWKAAVERAGSFDVDKVVAASPDIELDTAPEGYVKVHPNHHLWSKLRVGRWRKDGQVDVVYESGLIEPDPFPEGYQ
- a CDS encoding ATP-binding protein, with translation MPLQIVKTRRDYNAWVANEMLEDYALRYAPRSFRKWSEFRVANTALGSISFLALEAIGGTLTLAYGFTNAFWAILAVSIIIFLTGLPISYYAARYNIDVDLLTRGAGFGYIGSTITSLIYASFTFIFFALEAAIMSLALSLYFDIPIALSYVISALVVIPLVLFGITWISRFQLITQPIWLILLFLPYFAVMHQNPGLLSDLLTFRGQSENGTEFDPLLFGAASAVAFALIAQIGEQADFLRFLPDLTAKNRYRWWSAMLLAGPGWIVLGFAKLLGGAFLAFVAIQHQVMPEKAVEPTQMYLVVFQYVFPDPADALLIATIFVLISQLKINVTNAYAGSLAWSNFFSRLTHNHPGRVVWLVLNVLIALLLMMLGVFETLENVLGLYANVAIAWVGALVADLVINKPLGLSPARIEFRRAYLHDINPVGVGAMGIASILSLCAYLGFFGTVAAAFAPYIALTAAFVSAPAIAWITGGRYYIAERTEPDRPYDQAAQACTVCGKHYEHEDTAFCPAYRGPICSLCCTLDARCEDACKQTPRFSELLGRLLPRATRGYLSPKTSRNFVEYMLVLGSISALMAITFLFIYLQEEINLGVMGTFQTQALREGFIKLYCTLVVATAMGTWWIVLSNESRRTAQQESNAQTHRLLREIEEHQKTDIKLQQAKEQADAANFAKSRFLGSMSHELRNPLNSLLGYAQLLHRADDIPLHRRPALGIMKDSGEHLLALINDILDIARIEARKLELSRDTIDFPSFVAKLTDMFRIEAANSGLHFQVDIKNAIPQWVRGDERRTRQILINLLSNAIKFTDQGEVIFRVSYANEIARFDVIDTGTGIDPAELNRIFEPFHRVTGEFQRPRIASSTDAGLGLTITKTLVDLMGGELTVTSTPHKGSTFRVRLFLPELSAERAHPNEQTIIGYVGPRRKILLVDDQPEQRKMLEILLAPLGFEIEHATGGYACLAAAKLWQPDLILLDLTMPDLSGREAARMLREAQGYTGKIVVVSANAFESEPAQNQLAGYDDYLIKPIHLPHLLDTLERHLSIRWRYHRPDQTLEPRAKRNEKRHAP
- a CDS encoding GFA family protein, with protein sequence MHYQGSCHCGAVRFEVEAPADLEVEECNCSICTKGGFLHLIVPRSRFQLLCGQQNLTTYTFNTGVAKHTFCATCGIKPFYIPRSNPDGVDVNVRCLDPVPERLRINPFDGQNWEQNAHKLAHKSRDP
- a CDS encoding antitoxin Xre-like helix-turn-helix domain-containing protein, producing the protein MAQSIPRASADKQREILTHAVIAAAESLGLNGATLAQALGISPASVSRMRNGHHQLGPDKKEWELAVLLIRLYRGLDAICGGDAKVVRAWMANWNNDLQGIPKELITRVIGLTHAVDYVDSYRARV
- a CDS encoding RES family NAD+ phosphorylase, with amino-acid sequence MWTATELAYEARPLGGTPWRIVEDQYHASTLKLAKTAEDQAILEQILEDSKPAYPLDTEHLHYLLKTPFRYRPAYPYGSRFRRAAQAQGVFYASRDKRTALAETAYYRLRFFAASHHTPWPSCEHRLTAFSVRFRTDRGLDLTTGALARDRALWTHPSDYTATQALADCARDAGIETIRYLSVRDPKQQLNVALMTPSVFILPQPVRQESWLMYIGSTEVTCYQPGTPPRQGIRFAVEDLDRSDAQKSPT
- a CDS encoding response regulator transcription factor — its product is MPPESMPEPRRIPGESDLTAQRIAPTTLARPIRESCDRSHRKAPTPHDPSVVMVVDDTPASVSFLFEVLDQAGYQVMLATGGADALNQLNERTPDLILLDAVMPGMDGFDVCRRLHEAKRTREIPVIFMTGLGDSQDVVRGFSEGAVDYVVKPVNPDELLIRIQSHLMQARRIQRVQDVLAADHEATIAVDNEGQVVWMMGQARHRLKHYHGEWKDNEEVPSLPAPLLAWVIDRLADETGEASPYAIAREGQTLRVRLQANTHIGGAVLYLSEQRDPPCAEGLARRWGLTERESEVLLWVARGKTNPEIGLILGISPRTVNKHLDHIFSKLGVETRTAAALTVLNPHTE
- a CDS encoding YdiU family protein; this translates as MRAPVPFDNSYARLPEHFYARVQPTPVSRPELVRFNRSLAAQLGLDADVMSSSPWADAFAGNYVPEGAEPLAMAYAGHQFGHWVPQLGDGRAILLGEWVGSDGIRRDLHLKGAGPTPFSRGGDGRAVLGPVMREYIVAEAMAALGIPTTRALAMALTGDEVFRETPQPGAVLTRLARSHVRVGTFEYFHHNGHPDAVKRLADYVIDRNYPEAAEADNPYLTLLASVCERTADLVASWMMVGFIHGVMNTDNLSVAGETIDYGPCAFMDAFHPRTVFSSIDTRGRYAYDQQARIGHWNLAQLAGALLRLLGEREDHAMAAAQTALDGYAQRFDSAYRAGLRRKLGLASAEDGDLDLAKALLQAMANSGADFTLTFRRLSALGDKASARDEPVRSLFKDPTAFDTWAKQWRARLSREGQSEASRQAAMRAANPAYIPRNHRIQQAIDAATEARDFKPMDELMTVLTNPYEDHPNLAHYADPPAPDEAVTTTFCGT